A stretch of DNA from Bactrocera neohumeralis isolate Rockhampton chromosome 6, APGP_CSIRO_Bneo_wtdbg2-racon-allhic-juicebox.fasta_v2, whole genome shotgun sequence:
AGGTCTTCTTTCTTGTTGATCGATTTTACAGTTTCAAGCGATGCCGCTGTGACGAGGCACTCAAACGATTATGATAATGAAGTTGCTTGATGGTATTGCTATTGTGAGCAGACTTTTCTTGACTAAGTTTGAGCGCACAGTTAGTGAGCTAAAAGCAATTACATATTGCAACTCTGCTGGCGCAGTAATCTTTTGCTATAACTGGAACTGGCGgcataacaaacaaatattgattaaaaataccTATTCGAATTATTTAATCATTTAATTATGGGACATCATtgagaaaatcacttttttttttttttaaacatgaagttaatttcatattatttaaatatactgtGTACTATGGCTCCACAATAAGACTCTGTCATTTATTTCGGCTTGGTGCGAGCTTCTTAATTTGATTCCAATTATTTTTGACTGTAGGTATTTCGATATCAAAATTCCTTCTCCAAGTTAGAACGGGTCGGCCTTTCAGTTAATAGTGTTTTGTgtgatcttaaattaaaagcaagcggctcgactttcccaagcgacatcgcttcgctctataggctcttgaaaagttccaagaacatccaacgttttcgagccaaattttgtttagcgatgaggaccatttctggttcaatgggtttgtaaacaagtaaaattgccgcatttcaTACCTGAAAAAGATTCATTTCATCCATAAAAACATTATCGGTCCATACTCTTCAAAATGATGacggtgagaatgtaaccgtcaatcgCGAACGTTATCGCGCcacgataaccgactatttgatgcaaCGAATTGAAGCTCGaaatctcggcgacatttgactTCAATAATTCGGCGCCTCATCCCAAACATCGCACCAATtgatggatttattgagagaccACTTCGGTGaccagataatttcacgttctgTGCgggtcgattggctaccaagatcgtgtgatatcacacaattaaaattttccctGTGGGTATATGTagagtctaaagtctatgcggacaatcttgCTTCAATTCAAGCCTTGGAGTAAAACGTCATGTAtgtattcgccagttaccagtcgaaatgctcgaacgagtcatcgaaaattggactcagcgGATGGACCATCCGAGGAATAGCTCCACACCCAACATTTGAatgagataatattcaaaaaataaatgccaaagaatgttctttcgaatgttaataaacatactctattaaatttgtagtttctgtgttttttctttaaaaaagtaaggaacctcgaaatggatcactctttataagTACCTGCTCTAAACTTACAATTATTGCTGCTCCGACAAATTTAGCTGTTTTTGCAAACACAACTACCATGGTCTTGGGCGGTGGAGGAAGAGTAAGACACATTCGCATATACAAATATCCATATATCATACAGTTTAAagatgtacgagtatatacgcATGAACGTTTTGGCAAACAAAGTTAATTGCTTACATAATCAGGTCATCGGAATTAACTTaatgccagcaacaacaaaaggccaaaactaaagaaaataaaactccTTTAAATGCGaaattaatgcaataaaattaatgcaataaaaGAAACAGTAAAATAAACAGAGAACAGCAGCACTAAAGAGAGATTAATATCGCTTTTGTTACCGTTTGATGTTGCATGTTGCAGAGGTGATGCTGGCGTCGGTTGCAGTTGTCAAAATTATAGGTTAAGTGCTTTAGGGCAACCTTGACATAgggacatacatatacacatacttataacACTAAGCCGTCAAAAACATCTCCAGTCTGTGAGTTGTGTAAACATGTCTGGGTATTTGTCTTGGATGCTGCGGTTAGTTGGTGGGCCGGTTCTACATACTTCAATTTGAAGTGAGCTCAATTGtcttgcttttatttaaatgtatttttcatttgtacTTTAAATGTTGACCGTGAATCATTCAATTGGATTTGGCTGCAAGTTTTGCGGTGCaacatttaattgtttattatgatcttttttctttcttttctgcTTGTTTTTTTGCTTCTACACGCACTTAAGTGCAGTCAGATCGTGACTGAAGGGCATGGAACTTAAGCAGTTTACCAAAATGCAGCTTAAAACTGATAAAATATGCTTATGCATGTAATATGAGTTATAAATAAACCCAGTAGAAAGTTACTTCGATGCAGAACGGATACTTTTTGTATTTCACTTTCCTCTGGGAGGTCTACAGGTATGTCGTAAAAGAGCTAAGTGAAACCTACCCAAGCAATGCAGTTACTGTACcaaagtatatatgtagttattcaGACCTGGGTATGTGGACCGCGCCAAGTTCAGCAAATCTTCGTAAGTAGAGCTAGATTCTGTACACGCTAAGTACTGTAGACGATGAACTAATCGGATGCTCATATAGCATCCACTTATTCATCCACCTAAAAGATTAAGCCTTCTTATTTTTTCTCTCTTCAGGCGTGTAATAGCTATTTGAACCTCATCATCATCGGGCAATGGTACATCTATTCCATCGTGATTGATTCGGGAATCAGATACACTCTCTGCAGGTATTATGTTTTCGCTGCTCTGGGCGtaagtcactagatcacctctgaggGTTCCACAAGAGCatgttccggtcttgaaaccttctgttggtcgccgcatcttttcgtagaattttcgagctttAACCCTTCTCAAGCTCTTCCTAATCACGCATTTTGGTCTCTCTCTTATGTTGTCTGCAtgtgcgtctcgcttccctctgtAATTCTATGTATCTATCCTACCGGCCAAACGAAAACGGTTTTGTATCGAATTGTGACTGGAGTTAAAAAAAGGATTCATTACGACAACTCTAAATGCGAAAAATCATATATGAAACCTGGTCAACTAACCAAATTCCCGGCAAACCCGAATGTCCATGACATGGCGTGCTGTATTAAGATCTTCTGAAAAAGTGTGAAACTATATCAAGAACTATTGTTGCAAGACCGTTTGAAAACTATCTGGAAAACAGCGGCTGGGGAGTGTTCCCCGCGCGCCTTATATCTCAGACCTTTGATTTACTGATTACTTATGTTTCCAGTCGATGCAGAATGGCCTCTTTGGAACACGATTCACATCAGATTAGAATCATAAATGGGTTGGAATTGAAATAACCCTATAATTACTCTCGACGGTGCAATCGAGTAAGCGTCAAAATGCGGCAAGTTAGAGAATACATACTTCAGGATATGGACGtctattttaagaaaaagtgtAAACCTGCAGTGTATATTATAAAGGGTGTTCcgtttcgaggttccctacttaaaaaaaaataaaacaaatttaataaggaTTGTcaatcgaaagaacattatttcgcttctttttttttgaagatcatctacatatttcaaatattggccgcggctaggTCTCTGATAGTCCATCCATATTTTCCATAGATACCATTTTTCGATAAGTCGCTGAACCATTTCGTCTGTTAAcgggcgaatgacatgcgtgatggtttgctccaaggtctgaatccaAGCCGGATTGCTCACATAGACTgcagactttacatatttccacaggaaatagtctagcGGTGTGATAACAGACAATCtttgtggccaatcgaccggcccaaagcGTGAAACtaactgctcaccgaagtgttctctcaataaattcattgattggtgtgatatgtgggaagtggcgccgtcttgttgaaaccaaatatcgccgagatcacgagcctCAATTTCAGaaatcaaatagtcggttattatggctCAATAACGGTTGTCGTTGACGGTTACGTTgtcaccggcattatttttaatgaaattcttcactgcgtgttggacatggtctattcggtcgaatattatcccataaagaatgctgggtctcaagatggttgGTGATGGTTTATGTTACCCATAAGTTGAAAAAAGCGCGCGAAACACTTTCTTTACCGAACGTAAGTTTtcgtaaaaaagttttaaacgttgttcaagcCAAAGTCTTTCCATGGTGAAAtcccaaacaatactgaacaaaaaaaacatgacagcttgacacaacgcacgcgtgatctgtcaaaaaagactgttgaaaaaagtacttctacttggatcacccgttatttgtatacatatagtgATCCTTTAACCAGTAGCATTCTTTGattaagtaaaaatgtatattgcGGGTCAATTACTACTAGGCTAATTTGCTTTATTGAGTTCACTTCCCTGAAGAAAAAACGTTTGTTCATTTGCTTTTAAGTTTTTCTGAGGACTAGTTGGGAACTAATTACTCGGGGTaagttatattttatacatgcacagatatatacatacatattacatatgtacaaactgGTAGACGAATTACGCATTACATTTATGTTGAAATGCGTAAGTTTCTTCATAttgataatttgttttaatctcACAGAATTAATTCGCCTACAAATTGCAataattcaaactttttttgtttatattttgtgtatggTTGTATTGAAGGGCTAACCACTTAGGGCTTACACAAAGGTAATACGATTACAATAACAGCCGTGTGATTACTTGATGGAGCATGAAAAATTGCTGGCTCATATTAGGGTGTTACCAACAGACATACTTACATGAGTACGTAAATATACACCCACAAATATATCTGTGTGTGTATTCAAGTAAAGTACAATACCATGTACCAAGtaaattgttaaaaagttttcaattttgtcCAACTAGCTCGTTGTTCTTCAATTGCGCTGAGCATTAGTCGCCCAAGGTCTAAGCGGTGTTAGACGCCAGTAAAACTTGTTAGCATTAGTTGGCGTTTTTGAGTGCTTTAGCCGTTTATTCTCTTGCTCGTTAGATTCATATTGTCATTtgttggaaaaatataaaattgattacttcaataaaataatttcattttgatttccGTTTATTTACTTCCGCCTGATTCGTTTCGACCATTGTCTATGCTTGTGCGCTTAAAACGTTCATTTAATTGACTGTTCATAATTGAACCCTAACGCATTATACTATTTAGCAAGGTAAACTAGAAATCGATGTATGTCTACCATATAAATCCCCTATTTTGGTACTGGAGTATACGTAGGCtgcaaaatttgtataatttcttTGAGATAGTGCTACATGTGAATctatttgttttgtaattacAACAGTcctttaaaaatggtttataaACTATGCAATTGTTAGACAATCCGCGCTAGATTGCAAATGTTCAAAAGAATGTTGGACAGAAAAAAGTTTGGAGACAAACCCCTGATACTgggcaaattttcaaataaaatatattttttcaaaattcgtatAATAAATGTAAcggtattagaaaaattatctaaaccaagaaataatattaacttCGCTggaccaaagctataataccatacacaaataaaaaagtttctaaacAAGAaaagagcgatatctcaaaaactgagggactagctcGCGTACTTATATACGTACATGGCAAAATCAACTCACCTTTTCGAGCTCTTTAATTATACCGGGTCTTCCGGGATCATATGATTTCTAAGCGTCGTTTTGGCCACTTTTAATATCGGAAGacctgtaatttttttttacctcaATTGCcagtttgttgtggtttttggtctggtagAATCAACGGTctgtacttctttcgaaatgaagctctTAACAGCGTTACTGTTAATGGAGACCGGTATAGATCAATAATAACTAACTTTTTATGTGCGCAATTGGGAGAAGTTGAGCTTGACAGCACCTGGTACGAACAAAACTGGGCTTCGTACCACACAGCACGTCCAGCAActgaattattgcgagaaaagtttggagattcgattatttcaagaaattgtgattaaacaccattagactacttattgtggggttatttgaagtattAGTCTTTAACAATAAAACAGACTCCCTTCAAGTTTAAAAGTAAGTCTTTAGCAATTCAGCCAGACTCTCTTCAAtctttaaaagcaaatattgaacgtgctattcatgacatacgacttcatttattggaaaaaattcttgaataCTCGGTTCATCGGATTTGTTCCTGCAAAGGAAGTCGTGGCAGCTAATTGTataatgttatattcagaacttaattgtatcgattgtactacACTTTCAATAAAGAagatttgaatttccttaacaacgaatgtattttgtttttaagaaatcacttatatcactcttattggaaaaccctgtatatgtatatatgtatttatactgtAGGGTCTCCGAAGTTTCTTTCTGGACAAGTCAGATTTCTTGACAAACttgatataccctgttcagtttATTAACATCATAACCATAGAAAGAAAGTTATCATAAAGCCTGTGGAAGGAATAGGAAAGAAAGGGCAGAATTcggatgtaaccgaacattttatactctcgtaaaACGCAAATTAAAAAACATCGCAGGTTGACCTATGtccgagggctgctatatatattctggcctagggcaacactaagtgttgccaggtgcactctgacatttccattggaaagtttgacattttttagcataacatcactcagaacgttttgtcatttaatcgtgaattgttttatttacaggggattaaaaaattcatctcggccaaaaaatggaattaactcgtgaacattttcgtgcgatcatttttcacaactttcgacgcggattatcacgacaagagtgcatcgatgaactatgcaagaccgtcatgtaatataccttcagatagaggcatgcctatgcatttctcccatcagcatacattcgatattgcatgaacacctggccgtaaaaaaggtttgttctcgttgggtcccgcacaatttgacaatcgctcaaaaaaaggctcgtgtggattggtgtaaagaaatgctgaaaaaatacgatcgcggtgctttaaaagacgtttataagatcgtcacacgaatcatggatctatgcgtatgagcccgaaacaaaacagcaatcgaaaaaaaaaaaaaaaaaaaaaaaaacattttcgttgataaatatgcctatttacattattaggccagaaatatatatagcaacctacgtataagGTTAAAGTCAAACAGATAtttgaaatttcgaataatAGATATAAGCGGAAGTATTGCCCTGACTTCATGCAGTTTAGGTAAGAGGATTGACTGTCATAAGAAATATAGCCccttaaatttcttaaatgaaagtcaaccagaagttcgaaaaaatttatattagatatactGTATGTATGGAGCTGTGGTCATCATTAAAAGCGGTGACTTTCATCCAaggctgttgttgctttttcattggAAGTGGTTTCTATctggcggatcccaaacccagcgcacaagtCCTTAGGGTTCTCATTTGTTGATATACTATCACGATTGGTAGATATTAGTTTTATGTCATACAAACAATCGTTagctgaacaaaactattatattttttgttgcaacatgttgcgagagtacaaTAAAAGATAACATATaaggcagccttcataagtggaATATtccttcaaataatttacatctAGAAAGTCGCTGAGGATATCTTCATCGGACGGACTGTCTCAGGATTTCACACCATTATCAACATTGGCTGCTATGACCATAACAGAATTTTCCCCATCCAGTTGAACTAGtttgttttaaataacttatttaacttttttgttaagtggaaggaagaattccaaaatgaACTCTTATTTTGTCTTcctttctttaactttttaataatcCACAATAACTTTTTTCAAGTGAAATGCTGTTTTGGTGTGTTAATTTAACTTCAATCACTGAACACATACCCAAGAGCTGAAgtctcaaatttaattttgggaatattgggataattttttttataatttctgggAACACGCAGTTACATATaactaaatttaacaaaaaacatatttcaaaaaattcactATACGGAGACTAAAACTtcattatatagaaaaatacaTCGAAAGTAGATTGAAAAAGTAGAAGTTTCGAAATTAATTCATTACAAGGAGGTGTTCAATATAAGGAAGTTCTactgcataacatttttttggttttctggGTAAACCCGATCCTTTGTTATTGGAGGAGAATGTGCGGTTGAGTAAGCAATTGATACCATTTGAAACTTCGGACTTAAATTTACCGATCGCACAGAGAACTtcagtattatttttatatccacATAAAACCAGATGTTTTTTTGAAGTAATTGGAAAAATGATGAATCTGTAAGATtagcttttaaaatttgtgaGCCCAAATGTTATTGACATCATCGTCTCCAAGAGTTAGTTTCGAAATGTAGTAGTAATTTtaagtttcaaaataaataagcaaatttaaatttatatcacaactttattttattttcgttttcgcAAAATATTCGACAATTAGTGTACCAGTCCGAAATATTCTAATGATGGAGAGTGTAAGCAAGTGGAGCCGAAACAATGCTCTTGACGACAGGAGCAGAATGAACCACAGGCAGGGAGTGGACGACTGGAACGCTGTGTACGCTGTGTACAACAGGAGCGGCATGAACAACAGGAGCGGCATGAACTACGGGAGCGGCATGAACTACGGGTGCGGCATGTACAACTGGAACGACGGGTGCGGAGTGTACGGTTGTCTTGACAGCGTGGGCGAGTACTGGACTCACGACAGCTTTGCTATGGACCTGAGTGATGCTCTGGTGCGAAACGGCCGAAGGAGCACTGTGGACAACCGAGCCGACCTTAGCCAAGACTGGCTCATGTACTACATGGTGGGTCTCGAGCAGTCCAGCGCTAACGGATGTAGCAACGGCGAAAAGGCAGACAGCAGCGAGAATGGCGTTCTGTGCAGGAAAgtgttataaattaataaaatttaataaaaaagtataaagaaGTATATTAACTTACGAGCTTGAACATTTTTGTTGAGTTTTGGGAGTTGTTTGTTTGTAAGTGTCCGAAATACTTCTGATGCTGATTGTGCATCACTGCCCTGCTTTTATACGATGCGTGTTACGGCAATAAGCAAAGTAGTTGAAGTATTTCACTGATGATCGCTTATAGCCAAGGGAGGCTCAGTCAACTAAAGTCCATTACTTCATTATGTTTTTCGTACTTCTTTGGTTGGAGGAATTTACGCGTCAACTAGAAGTTGGttaatgcaaaacaaaatattttcaacacacacacacacgcgcatagAAATCATCACTACAAGCGGCAGCAACAGAAAGACATTCGGCTGGTAGCTTACGCTTAGCGGCAGTAATGTTTTTAATGCTTAAATGGGTTAACGCCTTTGATGAATGAGTTTTTGAACTCAGTATCAGCTGTTGCGCCGCGTCATTGTGTTGAGAacagatacacacacacacgcacactgaCCCAACCGAAGCAGTTATAATGATGTTTTCTCATTACTCCATTTACTTGTTCTTCTTTCTGCCCATTTCCTAACTTTTTGGTATAAAAGTTAACACCAAAACGGCATCCAACATCAGTCACACACCACTATTTCCGAGCTCAACTAATCAGCCAATCTCAAAAACTCCAAAATGTTCAAATACGTAAGCAGAATaataaatacgaaaaattaaaatatttttaaaaaacttcttAAACCCTTCTATAGTTCGCCCTCGTTTGCGTATTTGCTGTGGCCACCGTCAGCGCTGGACTCATCGAGACCCACCATGTAGTTCATGAGCCCGTGTTGGCTAAGGTAGGCTCAGTGGTCCACAGTGCTCCTTCAGCCGTTTCGCACCAGAGCATCACCCAGGTCCATAGCAAAGCTGTCGTGAGTCCAGTACTTGCCCACGCTGTCAAGACAACCGTACACTCCGCACCCGTCGTTCCAGTTGTACATGCCGCACCCGTAGTTCATGCCGCTCCCGTAGTCCATGCTGCTCCCGTAGTTCACGCCGCTCCTGTTGTACACAGCGTTCCATTGGTCCACTCCGTGCCTGTGGTTCATTCTGCTCCTGTCGTCAAGAGCATTGTTTCGGCTCCACTTGCTTACACTCTCCATCATTAGAACATTTCGGACTGGCACACTAATTGTCGAATATTTtacgaaaatgaaaataaaaataaattgtgatATAAACTAAAAcagttttcataaaattttaggcTCAGTTACTATTCTCTAAGTATACATTTTTAGATCCTGTCGTGGAATAGAAACAGTTCAATTCATAACAACAGTTTCTTACTCGGACTTTTCTATATTgcttctacatatatatttcatttgagAACTTCTTTCTTCCCTTCATTTGGACTCACGAAACCATTACTGGGAAGCTTAAGGTACATTTTCTCTCCCTTCATACTTTTTAGAAATCgatttatttgttgaaaatcaagttattttaggACTATACtggtttgggtgcctggtcacagcgATATAGCGGGAAACTGTAAGGATAATGGTCTTGCTACGACAGGTACCCCAGTCTTTATAACTGCAGAAAGACAACGGGTAGGAGCTCCGTTAGCTTCCAGTTGTTTGCTACTGGACCGTTGGCTCTCAGACCAGATCAGCAAATGCTGGTTAACTGCCACGAGCTGTGTGTGTAAGATCCTTCTGGCCTGGTGTAAGTCGAAAGAGGTCTAAGAAGCTCGTcgcttttaaaataattcaatgcTTATATGAGTTTTAACTGAACACTGCCCCATCGAGATTCGTGCAATGAGATTGAACATATTACCGGATGCCAGCTGCATCAGCTTCTAggaagaagatgagatagaaTCATCTCAACACTTTCGTCTCGAATGTTCCGCTGTTATCAGAAGTAGGCAGAAACACCTCGGATCTTATACACTTCGACATCCAGGGGATTTAAAAATAGTCACAAAACACCTTGACCGATTTGTAATAGGTTCAGGGCGCTTTGCCGATATCGAATATCTAGCCACGAGAGTTTTTTCATTTGGCTTCACTAAGGTCTGAATTAACAGTCTAAGTGTGATTCCTCCGCCACGCTGAGGGTTCAgccatttaacctaacctaacataacatCGTAACTGGTTTTGACTTAAATATCTTTGCCCCAGCATAAATCAAACTGTTAAATAGCTGCTGCTACGTATATCACTTGTTAGAAATATGATCTAAGAAAAAGGGTGCGGTCGATTCAGTACAATGTTGTGTTTTCTGGTTGGTAATAACATAGAAACTGTATATTAAAGTGGTATATTTATGATTTGCATATAAGAGAAAGCCTTGACCACTTTGCATTAGAAGGTGATTGGAACAAGAATGTGTGTCGggctataatattatataaggtCATTTAAGGGCGCATTACAGCAATAATAGATATAAGTGGACAGACCCAAACGGCTGGTTCATGAAATGGGCTACTAAAGCCTGGTGGCTCTTGTTTGTTCAAAATccttgaatgaaaaaaaataaatacgtaAGTTAAGGTGTCTTTAAGGCGacttttgtataattttgttataataaccagatattttttggtaatattCCCTTTTgtcctaatatatatattaagctCTTTATAGGATCAAGCCCGTGATGTCTTGTTTCAAGTTCTGAATCGAAGCATGATGCTCCGTGTAGActttttagactttacatatccccacaaaaaaagtctaacggtgtgatatcacacaatcttggtgcTCAATCGACCGGCTCTAACcgggaaattatctgctcaccgaagggTTCTCTCAATATAAATCCATTGCTTGATACGCTGTGTCTGAAGtagtgccgtcttgttgaaacaaaatgtcgccgagatcatgagcctcaatttcaggcatgaaacagtcggttatcatggtgcgataatggtcgccattgccggttacgttctcaccgctATCAGTTTTAACggaatatggaccgatgattgcactgacccacaaaccacacaaaacAGTTGATTTTCTTcgtaaattttgcttgtttacgtacccattgagccagaaatgatcTGCATCGCTgagcaaaatttggcttgagAGCTTTGGATATCTTTGGAACTTTTGAAGAACCCATAGGGGGAAACGATGTCGCTTAAGAAGGTCGAGCGACTGCAGTTCTTGaccaagctgtattttgtacgcctTCGTAAAAGGCGCCAAGTCCCTCCATACGTCagctctccacggtcttcgtgcactctctcagttacggctgctttattttcttcactgcgtgctccGCGTGatctatttggtcgaatattctccaataacacagtacaacagctaatctgggggtgagaaattccaagacAGGGTGATGGTAccaggtcagtatagtaaaacccttaAAGGGTTTGGcattcgtatgtgtcagtttttttttatgaccttttaaattttttcttatgttatagtgaacgaaaattgggtaccaaatatagtgtgtaaaagctgctacaaccgtctaatggattggaaaaatagataaaagtgGTTCGCcggttatgttaaactacgtttttgccaaaatgttacaactaagcgaaaaaacatctagataaggaaaaaatttaaaaagtcataaaaaaaaactgacacgaACGCCAAACGTGGAACGTGAGTAATATTTTGCTTGAAATGTTGGCCATGAGAAAATTAgctgaaaattgtttttttttttatttatgactcTGCACCGGCTTACGGTTTAGCCATTATCGAGGAGGAGACCTACTGGTCCTTAGTAAGGCCAGATGGAGGTTATGTAGTATTCGTCATATACGATGTCAACGCTTTTAGCGAAGTTTAGAAGCGACTTGATATCtaaaattgatatacatatcGTCTAGTGCTTGACAGAGGCATTGGCcgtgttccagcgtctctctcatCTTTACTTCTCTGCACTTTCTATCTGTGCGGTCGTTACTTATGCCGACGTTACTTATGTTCTAACCTATCAGCTCTTTCGGAAATTGTTTTGCTTATCATTTTCAGTGACTTCCATATTTCCTCAGCTTGTCGGTATCTAGACAGATGGAAATTttggcaataataataaaagaatgtTGAGAAATAATtcgcaattttttaaaaaattctattttattttgtgattgATCCAAGGACAGGTATTCTTTCAATAGtctgacagatcacgcgtgagtcgtgtcaagctgtcatgttatctTTGTTCACTATGGTTTCGCTTTTCGTTATGGATAGACTTATGTACTTCAAAACAACGTTTATAAATCGTTCAATTTAATTACGATAGTTCACATTCggcaaagaatgtgtttcgagcgcttcgctcaactaaTGGTCAAcctaatcggcctactgagcgtgtTATTTGCTTCACCATTACCCATCTGTGGACCCAGccttcattattggataatatcgaccgaatagaccacgtctagcacgtattgaagaaaatatagtagccaTAGCTGAGAGCGCACAGGATGACCGTGAAGAGTCaatagtgtgatatcacaccgtgtGTTCCTTCTGTGGGGATATATGAAGTCCAAAGTCTATGTGAACAATTCCAtttaaattcagacattgcAGCAAAATATTAGcaagtgtcattcgccagttaccagtcgaaatgttcgaacgactCTTTGAAATATAGGTCTTTTAAATGATAATGAACattccaaattaaatttgaagtttctgtattttcttaaaataagtaGGAGACCTTGAAATAGACCCTTT
This window harbors:
- the LOC126762878 gene encoding A-kinase anchor protein 14-like translates to MFKLNAILAAVCLFAVATSVSAGLLETHHVVHEPVLAKVGSVVHSAPSAVSHQSITQVHSKAVVSPVLAHAVKTTVHSAPVVPVVHAAPVVHAAPVVHAAPVVHAAPVVHSVHSVPVVHSLPVVHSAPVVKSIVSAPLAYTLHH
- the LOC126762883 gene encoding A-kinase anchor protein 14-like; the protein is MFKYFALVCVFAVATVSAGLIETHHVVHEPVLAKVGSVVHSAPSAVSHQSITQVHSKAVVSPVLAHAVKTTVHSAPVVPVVHAAPVVHAAPVVHAAPVVHAAPVVHSVPLVHSVPVVHSAPVVKSIVSAPLAYTLHH